A window of Zingiber officinale cultivar Zhangliang chromosome 5A, Zo_v1.1, whole genome shotgun sequence contains these coding sequences:
- the LOC121980947 gene encoding vesicle-associated protein 2-1-like — protein MRGGSGGQMISIYPEELSFEVELEKPSSCNIKVVNNTEHHVAFKVKTTSPKKYFVRPNASVVQPWDSCTVTVTLQAQKELPPDMQCKDKFLIQSAKVPPTSHIDEIPKDTFNKEVERVIEDLKLRVVYIPRSENGHANPEEESGRTSDVLQKLKEERDLILHQNHQFKRELEMLNKRRSRKSDAGFSMTFAAFAGLIGITFGFILNLLFTASPTS, from the exons ATGCGCGGCGGCAGCGGCGGCCAAATGATCTCCATTTACCCGGAAGAACTCAGCTTCGAAG TTGAGTTGGAGAAGCCATCTTCTTGCAATATCAAGGTCGTCAACAACACGGAGCACCACGTCGCCTTCAAG GTGAAAACGACGTCTCCTAAGAAGTATTTTGTTCGCCCTAATGCAAGCGTCGTACAACCTTGGGACTCATGTACTGTGACAG TCACTCTCCAAGCTCAAAAGGAGCTTCCGCCGGATATGCAATGCAAGGATAAATTCCTCATTCAGAGTGCTAAGGTGCCCCCGACTAGCCACATTGATGAAATTCCTAAAGATACG TTCAATAAAGAAGTTGAAAGGGTGATAGAGGATCTCAAACTTAGGGTTGTGTACATTCCCCGCTCGGAAAATGGCCATGCAAATCCCGAAGAGGAGTCTGGTAGAACGTCTGAT GTACTTCAAAAGTTGAAGGAAGAACGTGATTTGATTCTTCATCAAAATCATCAGTTCAAAAGGGAGTTG GAAATGTTGAACAAACGAAGAAGCCGCAAAAGTGATGCTGGTTTTTCGATGACTTTTGCTGCATTTGCCGGCCTCATTGGTATAACATTTGGGTTCATCCTGAACCTTCTATTCACTGCATCACCAACTTCATGA